Proteins encoded by one window of Macrobrachium rosenbergii isolate ZJJX-2024 chromosome 57, ASM4041242v1, whole genome shotgun sequence:
- the LOC136836992 gene encoding uncharacterized protein, whose amino-acid sequence MTTENQYKKRHDVANALHWSLSKKHQLACSNKSYEHKREGVIENDQAKILSDYGIETGRHVPTAVTLIDKIKKKVSFIDVAIPWDTRVDEKEREKIFKYQVLKTEIRRIWNMPVETEPIIIGTQGTIPEVPEKESGKTRCRSSSRTHADKLLLETAHIVRKVMDS is encoded by the exons ATGACTACAGAG aatcagtacaaaaagaggcatgatgtAGCGAacgccctccactggagcctgagcaagaaacaccagctagcctgCAGTAATAAGTCGTACGAACACAAAcgtgagggagtgatagaaaacgatcaggcaaagatcctctcgGACTATGGTATCGAAACAGGGCGACACGTGCCAACAgccgtgacgttgattgacaaaataaaaaagaaagtatcattcattgatgtcgcaataccatgggacaccagagtagatgagaaagaaagagaaaaaatttttaagtatcaAGTCCTGAAaaccgaaataagaaggatatggaatatgccagtggaaactgaacccataatcataggaacacaagGCACGATCCCAGaggtccctgaaaaggaatctggaaaaactagatgccgaagtagctcaaGGACTCATGCAGACAAGTTGCTACTAGagacagcgcacatagtgagaaaagtgatggactcctaa